One window of the Podospora pseudopauciseta strain CBS 411.78 chromosome 4, whole genome shotgun sequence genome contains the following:
- the SIR2 gene encoding NAD-dependent histone deacetylase sir2 (EggNog:ENOG503NU55; COG:B; COG:K) gives MEATSRTALPDGGGQKKKVEGRSKSPKSPTTTTTTSNGASSEIARKSSTRVRNVVDYDEKRAFVGLDSDPVVPPPPPRRQSPPSAHQNGSNGSAAVKKTAHNSGNGSGLTELEERVQDLGDSWETESLLNDILGDVHEDRFFTDDADACTPEEAIQYRQMLRALGPEIFVQRTVDAGRITAKKLLTAFGVRPPDFLEGQDDDAYFSLLSYAFTRELKKRAKLTRYNTVDDAVTLLKEKKNIIVLTGAGISTSLGIPDFRSAGTGLYSKLAHLGLNDPQEVFDLSVFRQDPTIFYSVAKDILPSEDRYTPTHQFIRMLQERGKLLTNYTQNIDNLESKAGILPEKLVQCHGSFATASCVKCGGKVVGDSIFAEIKAGKIPRCRKCPSGQSRSQSRKRKTANSSNSKRRRDFDRDSNSDSEFDLVSSSAGVMKPDIIFFGEPLPDEFSQRLTQHDVDRVDLVIVIGTSLKVAPVSEVVPYLPSHIPQIYISREAIGHNNFDIDLLGDCDVVVAELCRRAGWELGHEMVPEGQVVEVKAVEGWGSRWVFKEVKDGDKEDGVKDGVKDEMKEKNGESGKGKRGKNGGGGKK, from the exons ATGGAGGCCACAAGTCGCACCGCCCTCCCTGATGGCGGCGGTCAGAAAAAGAAGGTCGAGGGTCGCAGCAAGTCGCCCAAgtcgcccaccaccaccaccaccacttccaacGGCGCATCATCTGAAATCGCCAGAAAATCGAGCACTCGTGTCAGGAATGTTGTCGACTACGACGAAAAGAGGGCTTTTGTCGGCTTGGACAGCGATCCTGTtgtcccccctcctcctccccgccggcAGTCCCCCCCCTCTGCTCACCAGAATGGCAGCAACGGCAGCGCTGCTGTCAAGAAGACTGCTCACAACTCTGGCAACGGCAGTGGCCTCACTGAGCTCGAGGAGCGCGTCCAGGATTTAGGCGACTCGTGGGAGACGGAGTCTCTGCTGAACGACATTCTTGGCGATGTTCACGAGGATAGGTTCTTCACCGATG ACGCCGATGCCTGCACCCCAGAAGAGGCAATCCAATACCGCCAAATGCTCCGCGCTTTGGGTCCTGAGATCTTTGTCCAGCGCACCGTCGACGCCGGCCGCATCACAGCCAAGAAGCTTCTCACAGCTTTTGGCGTCCGCCCACCGGACTTTTTGGAAGGCCAAGACGACGACGCCTACTTTTCTCTCCTGAGCTATGCGTTCACGAGGGAGCTCAAAAAGCGCGCCAAACTGACACGGTACAACACAGTCGACGACGccgtcaccctcctcaaagaaaagaagaacatcatcgtcctcaCGGGCGCGGGCATCTCCACCTCGCTCGGCATCCCCGACTTCCGCTCGGCCGGCACGGGCCTCTACAGCAAACTCGCCCATTTGGGACTGAACGATCCGCAGGAGGTGTTTGACCTGTCGGTCTTTAGGCAAGACCCGACGATTTTTTACTCGGTGGCGAAGGATATCTTGCCGAGCGAGGACCGGTACACGCCGACACATCAGTTTATCAGGATGCTTCAGGAGCGGGGGAAGCTGTTGACGAATTACACGCAGAACATTGACAACTTGGAGTCCAAGGCGGGGATTTTGCCCGAGAAGCTGGTTCAGTGTCATGGGAGTTTTGCCACGGCGAGTTGTGTCAAGTGTGGGGGGAAGGTTGTGGGCGACAGTATTTTTGCGGAGATCAAGGCGGGGAAGATTCCTCGGTGCAGGAAGTGTCCTTCTGGGCAGTCTCGATCTCAGTCACGAAAGAGAAAGACGGCCAACTCTTCCAACTCGAAACGTCGCCGGGATTTCGACCGGGACAGCAATTCCGACTCGGAATTTGATCTTGTCTCTTCATCAGCGGGGGTGATGAAGCCggatattatttttttcgGGGAGCCGCTCCCGGATGAGTTTAGTCAGAGGCTGACGCAGCACGATGTCGACAGGGTGGACTTGGTGATTGTCATCGGGACGAGCTTGAAGGTTGCGCCGGTGAGCGAGGTGGTTCCGTACCTGCCGAGCCACATACCGCAGATTTACATCAGTCGGGAGGCGATTGGGCACAATAATTTTGACATTGACTTGTTGGGGGAttgtgatgttgttgtggcgGAGCTGTGCAGGAGGGCGGGGTGGGAGTTGGGGCATGAGATGGTGCCGGAGGGGCAGGTGGTTGAGGTTAAggctgtggaggggtgggggagcAGGTGGGTTTTTAAGGAGGTGAAGGACGGGGAtaaggaggatggggtgaaGGATGGGGTGAAGgatgagatgaaggagaagaatggggagagtgggaaggggaagagggggaagaaTGGCGGCGGGGGAAAGAAGTAa
- the ppk32 gene encoding Protein kinase domain-containing protein ppk32 (BUSCO:EOG09261YGB; COG:T; EggNog:ENOG503NWRD), producing MFANALKSIGASSNINTNYSISSTLTATAGPWKIYSAKRKATGKEYSVFVFDKKTLDAGNNGLGGRQSASSQKRVVEEVVERLKKEASSLARLRHPGVLELVEPVEETRGGGLQFVAEPVTASLSGLLQEKDDQERGGGFGGRSSRYVTEDANGTRRRRELEIDELEIQKGLLQVSKALEFLHDNAGLVHGNLTPDAILVNAKSDWKLSGLAFCSPPEPSTIPTTIQPIILGEVLNPDPRIPRTVQLNLDYASPDFVLDNNLTTFADMFSLGLLCIALYNSPHRSPIECNTSISAYKRVFQSSQSVPTATNNYLSSRPLPKELGQHVLPRLLTRRPAQRMTAKEFQESEYFNNVLISTIRFLEGFPAKTPNEKQQFLRGLIKVLPNFPKSVMEKKLLPALLEELKDKELISLILHNAFKIIGLLPAGRRAFNEKVRPKLKEIFVTNAKQPQEKDANRDAGLMIVIEQLSVIAGNCNGKEFKDDILPIFYTALESPTPSLINAALTSLPVVLPVLDFSTIKGELFPVIATIFSKTNSLAIKVRGLEAFVTLCGGAGSGDDGLDGLATEQKKATSSTALDKFTMQEKIIPLIKAIKTREPAVMMAALNVLKVVGRVADGDFVALEMLPLLWSMSLNPQLNLREFQAFMELIKSLSSRVEDEQTKKLQELTGGAVTSPGLKDDFLSFGAIAGSSLEANGTSETDFEALVKGRASTTNTNPLDSWDTKPSAASSSSSVRNSTPTPTFSWSTPPVSSPVATSHLKAQTGGFRTVTPDLAAIQPMAPTITQFSQPLQPQSNTTSPQPQPQPASFNWSSASSATTPSNIWATPSASAQPASNVWASSTTQPSPNAWASQPSTSAFSSLSLNQQQQQRPQPTTSSSFALPPPPGAPSASSGNSGFSLSRPPGTSFTTSGLGGTSNMNSLASLGAANRTGTGMGMSMNSMMGGMSQQQKPPQQQPKGGLDKYESLL from the exons ATGTTCGCCAACGCCTTGAAATCGATAGGCGCCTCCAGCAATATCAACACCAACTATTCGATTTCCTCCACCTTGACAGCCACCGCTGGGCCATGGAAGATCTATTCGGCGAAACGAAAGGCCACGGGCAAAGAATATTCTGTCTTTGTGTTCGATAAAAAGACCCTCGATGCAGGAAACAatggtttgggagggagacAGTCGGCTTCGTCGCAAAAGagagtggtggaggaggtggtggaaaggctgaagaaggaggcaTCATCTCTGGCGAGGCTACGACATCCAGGAGTGCTAGAATTGGTCGAACCGGTCGAAGAAacgaggggaggaggactgCAATTTGTCGCCGAGCCTGTGACGGCCTCGCTCTCGGGTCTTTTGCAAGAAAAGGATGACCAGGAACGGGGCGGAGGGTTTGGAGGCAGGTCGAGCCGATATGTTACCGAGGACGCAAACGGCACACGGCGACGGCGAGAGCTCGAGATTGACGAACTAGAAATCCAAAAGGGTCTGCTGCAAGTCAGTAAGGCACTGGAGTTCTTGCACGACAACGCCGGGCTAGTACATGGAAATCTGACGCCGGATGCCATTTTAGTCAATGCAAAATCGGATTGGAAGCTGAGCGGCCTGGCGTTCTGCAGCCCCCCCGAGCCATCAACGATCCCCACGACTATTCAACCGATTATCCTGGGCGAGGTCTTGAATCCAGATCCTAGAATACCAAGGACTGTACAGCTGAATCTGGATTACGCATCGCCAGATTTCGTCCTGGATAACAACCTGACGACCTTTGCCGATATGTTTTCTCTGGGCCTGCTCTGTATCGCCTTGTACAACTCCCCACACCGGTCGCCAATCGAGTGCAATACCAGTATCTCAGCTTATAAGCGGGTGTTCCAATCGTCACAAAGCGTCCCAACCGCTACCAACAACTACCTGTCCTCCCGGCCATTACCCAAGGAACTCGGTCAACATGTGCTACCCAGACTGCTTACACGCCGGCCGGCCCAACGCATGACAGCGAAGGAGTTCCAAGAGAGCGAATACTTCAACAACGTCCTCATCTCTACCATCCGCTTCCTCGAGGGCTTCCCCGCCAAGACGCCCAATGAGAAGCAGCAATTCCTGAGAGGGCTGATCAAAGTCCTTCCGAACTTTCCAAAGTCTGTCATGGAAAAGAAGCTTCTACCGGCCCTcctggaggagctgaaggaTAAGGAGCTGATATCGTTGATCCTCCACAACGCCTTCAAGATTATCGGTCTTCTTCcagcggggaggagggctttCAACGAAAAAGTCAGACCCAAATTGAAGGAAATTTTTGTTACCAACGCCAAACAACCTCAGGAAAAGGATGCCAATCGTGATGCCGGTTTGATGATTGTCATCGAGCAGCTGTCTGTTATAGCTGGCAACTGCAATGGGAAGGAGTTCAAGGATG ATATCCTACCCATATTTTACACGGCCCTCGAATCACCCACCCCGTCCCTGATCAACGCCGCCCTGACCAGTTTACCAGTGGTCCTGCCTGTGTTGGACTTCAGCACCATCAAGGGAGAGCTTTTTCCAGTCATTGCTACAATTTTCAGTAAAACCAACAGTctggccatcaaggtccGTGGTTTGGAAGCCTTTGTCACACTTTGTGGAGGTGCCGGCAGCGGTGACGATGGCTTGGACGGGCTCGCTACAGAACAGAAGAAGGCCACATCCTCCACGGCCCTCGACAAGTTCACCATGCAAGAAAAAATCATTCCTCTAATCAAGGCCATTAAAACCAGGGAACCAGCCGTCATGATGGCTGCTCTGAACGTTCTGAAGGTCGTCGGAAGGGTGGCTGATGGGGATTTTGTGGCACTGGAGATGCTTCCACTGCTTTGGAGCATGTCGTTGAACCCTCAGTTGAACCTGCGGGAATTCCAGGCCTTCATGGAGCTTATCAAATCACTATCAAGCAGAGTGGAGGACGAACAGACAAAGAAACTACAAGAGCTCACCGGCGGCGCTGTCACATCGCCCGGCCTCAAGGACGATTTTCTGTCGTTTGGGGCGATCGCGGGGTCTTCTCTCGAGGCGAACGGGACATCGGAGACGGATTTTGAGGCGCTGGTCAAAGGCAGGGCAAGTAcgaccaacaccaacccactGGACAGCTGGGACACGAAGCCATCAGCggcgtcttcctcctccagtgTGAGAAATTCCACACCCACGCCCACGTTTTCTTGGTCTACACCACCGGTATCCTCACCGGTAGCCACTTCGCACCTCAAAGCCCAGACCGGAGGCTTCAGAACGGTGACCCCAGACCTAGCGGCCATCCAGCCCATGGCCCCAACAATCACCCAGTTCTCACAGCCCTTGCAACCACAATCGAACACAACATcgccgcagccgcagccgcagccggCGTCCTTCAACTGGTCCAGTGCCAGCAGCGCAACCACGCCCAGTAATATCTGGGCGACCCCCTCCGCCAGTGCCCAACCTGCTTCCAATGTATGGGCATCATCTACAACCCAGCCCAGTCCGAATGCCTGGGCCTCTCAACCATCCACATCGGCCTTTAGTTCTCTAAGCTTgaatcagcagcagcaacagcgtCCGCAGCCGACAACATCCTCTTCTTTCGCCCTGCCTCCGCCACCTGGCGCGCCTAGCGCTAGCTCGGGAAATTCGGGCTTCAGTCTGTCCCGGCCACCAGGAACATCCTTCACGACTTCAGGACTGGGCGGAACGAGCAATATGAATAGTCTGGCATCACTTGGGGCTGCCAACAGGACCGGCACAGGCATGGGAATGAGCATGAACAGCATGATGGGAGGCATGAGCCAGCAGCAGAAACcgcctcaacagcagccaaaaGGGGGTTTGGATAAGTATGAAAGCCTATTGTAG